A single region of the Bacillales bacterium genome encodes:
- a CDS encoding competence protein CoiA family protein translates to MAKRRNGNLFTLSEDREKEHFAKIRDKETFFCPACDAEVHMKLGDKRMWHFAHRNDAACSYSGESESRYHLSGKKQLFQWLQSRHPPVELEPYLPQIKQRPDLLLRTRPQPIVFEFQCSTISRQLFMKRTSSYENADYVPVWILGGNRMKRTKRDIFQLSELDWLALRKTKTTGERMLLYYCPDAGCFASLSQIVPFSPSKVHANVRFYQESLDSLSDLLDPPETNPFSVPTQWLNVKRQKRTYAFRERSRECFYLRKVAAGRPLFPPAVGWPTPSSISIETSPFIWQSWLFHQFLKHGDSSRVISLSSVRKAFHRLVFKGLFRLRSIPAIAISECDDAISEYMKCLVRFGLLEPVGFATFRLAEGTSLFTHEREESLEKEYFEKLFGIF, encoded by the coding sequence GTGGCGAAACGCCGAAACGGGAACCTTTTTACCTTATCGGAAGACCGTGAGAAAGAACATTTTGCCAAAATCCGGGACAAAGAAACGTTTTTTTGTCCGGCCTGCGACGCCGAGGTGCACATGAAGCTCGGTGACAAGCGGATGTGGCATTTCGCGCATCGAAATGATGCGGCTTGTTCATACTCAGGCGAATCCGAATCCCGCTATCATTTGTCCGGAAAGAAACAGTTGTTCCAGTGGCTGCAAAGTCGACATCCCCCTGTTGAACTTGAACCTTATTTACCTCAAATCAAACAACGCCCCGATCTTCTTTTGCGAACCCGCCCCCAACCGATCGTTTTTGAATTTCAATGTTCTACGATTTCCCGGCAATTGTTCATGAAACGTACGTCATCCTACGAAAACGCCGATTATGTTCCCGTATGGATTCTCGGCGGCAACCGAATGAAGCGCACGAAACGCGACATTTTCCAACTTTCTGAATTGGATTGGCTGGCGCTTCGGAAAACGAAAACGACGGGTGAGCGAATGCTGCTTTATTATTGTCCTGACGCCGGTTGTTTTGCTTCGCTTTCGCAAATCGTTCCTTTCTCTCCTTCTAAAGTGCATGCTAACGTCCGCTTTTATCAAGAATCGCTCGATTCCCTCTCCGATTTGCTCGATCCTCCAGAAACCAATCCTTTTTCCGTCCCAACTCAATGGTTGAACGTGAAACGCCAAAAAAGAACATATGCTTTTCGCGAGCGGAGTAGAGAATGTTTCTATCTTCGAAAGGTCGCAGCTGGACGTCCGCTGTTCCCGCCCGCCGTTGGTTGGCCGACGCCGTCTTCCATTTCCATCGAAACGTCTCCGTTCATTTGGCAAAGTTGGTTGTTTCACCAATTTTTAAAACATGGTGACAGCAGCCGTGTGATTTCCCTTTCATCCGTACGCAAAGCTTTTCATCGGCTCGTTTTCAAAGGCCTTTTTCGTTTGCGGTCCATACCGGCGATTGCAATATCCGAATGCGACGATGCGATTTCCGAATATATGAAATGTCTCGTTCGCTTTGGTTTGTTGGAACCTGTCGGCTTTGCAACTTTTCGATTAGCGGAGGGAACGTCTCTATTTACGCACGAACGCGAAGAAAGTCTGGAAAAGGAGTATTTTGAAAAGCTTTTTGGAATATTTTAA
- the pepF gene encoding oligoendopeptidase F: protein MTEQTKSLPKRSEIAVEDKWNLEAIFETDEAWEKEFAEVKGLLPGIAKYQGKLGKSAATLYEVLQLQDEISRRLGQLYTYAHMRSDEDTANAFYQDMNDRVASFAARVSSALSFIVPEILAMEESKLDEFLNEDERLRLYAFALEQINKKRKHILPAEQEAILAQASEVTDNPSNTFGMLNNADLEFPSIKDENGEEVDVTHGRYIRFLESDDRRVRKDAFQAMYDTYGHYKNTFASTLSGAVKSHNFYASVRNYESARQAALDANHIPEKVYDNLISTVHKHLHLLHRYARLRKNVLQLDELHMYDLYTPLVKDVEMKYSFDEAKEMVLRGLKPMGEDYLQVIREGYKNRWIDVYENKGKRSGAYSSGSYSTMPYILLNWQNNVNSMFTLAHELGHSAHSYYTRRHQPYPYGNYSIFVAEVASTCNESLLNHYLLETLEDKKKRLYLLNHMLEGFRGTLYRQTMFAEFEQMIHEKAAAGESLTADKMTRLYYELNVKYFGEDVHVDDDIGLEWARIPHFYLNYYVYQYATGFSAAASLSKQILQEGEPAVNRYLEFLKAGSSDYPIEVLKKAGVDMTTPQPIEDALSVFADVLEEMEQLLEQ from the coding sequence ATGACAGAGCAAACGAAATCGTTGCCAAAGCGGAGCGAAATCGCAGTGGAGGATAAGTGGAACCTCGAGGCGATTTTCGAAACGGATGAGGCTTGGGAGAAAGAATTCGCGGAAGTGAAAGGTTTATTGCCGGGAATTGCAAAATATCAAGGAAAACTCGGCAAATCCGCGGCAACGTTATACGAAGTGTTGCAGCTGCAGGACGAAATTTCAAGAAGGTTAGGTCAATTGTATACATATGCTCACATGAGATCGGATGAGGATACCGCCAATGCCTTCTATCAAGATATGAACGATCGAGTGGCGAGTTTCGCTGCACGTGTCAGCAGCGCATTGTCGTTTATTGTGCCGGAAATCTTGGCGATGGAAGAAAGCAAATTGGATGAATTCCTGAATGAAGACGAGCGCCTGCGGTTATATGCGTTTGCGTTAGAGCAAATTAACAAGAAACGAAAACATATTCTGCCGGCCGAACAAGAAGCGATTCTTGCGCAAGCGAGCGAAGTGACCGACAATCCTTCGAACACATTCGGCATGTTGAACAATGCCGATTTGGAGTTTCCGTCGATTAAGGACGAAAACGGGGAAGAAGTGGATGTGACGCACGGAAGGTACATTCGCTTTCTTGAAAGTGATGACCGCCGGGTGCGCAAAGATGCGTTTCAAGCGATGTATGATACGTATGGACACTATAAAAATACGTTTGCGAGCACGTTGAGCGGTGCTGTAAAAAGCCATAATTTTTACGCGTCGGTTCGAAATTACGAGTCGGCTCGACAGGCGGCACTCGATGCAAACCATATTCCTGAAAAAGTATACGACAATTTGATTTCGACCGTGCATAAGCATTTGCATCTGCTTCATCGATATGCACGCCTCAGAAAGAATGTCCTGCAGCTTGACGAGCTTCATATGTATGATCTTTATACGCCGCTTGTCAAAGACGTCGAGATGAAATATTCGTTCGACGAAGCAAAAGAGATGGTCCTCCGCGGGTTGAAGCCGATGGGAGAAGACTATTTGCAAGTCATTCGCGAAGGTTACAAAAATCGCTGGATCGATGTATATGAGAACAAAGGTAAGCGAAGCGGCGCTTATTCTTCCGGTTCGTATTCGACAATGCCATATATTTTGCTCAACTGGCAAAACAACGTGAACAGCATGTTTACACTTGCCCACGAGCTTGGCCATTCCGCACACAGTTATTACACGAGAAGACACCAGCCGTATCCGTACGGCAATTATTCAATCTTCGTCGCTGAAGTGGCTTCGACATGCAACGAGTCGTTGTTGAACCATTATTTGCTCGAGACGCTCGAAGACAAGAAAAAGCGGTTGTATTTGTTGAATCACATGTTGGAAGGCTTCCGCGGCACGTTGTACCGGCAGACGATGTTCGCCGAATTTGAGCAGATGATTCATGAAAAAGCGGCTGCCGGCGAATCGCTTACGGCGGATAAGATGACGCGCTTGTATTATGAGTTGAATGTCAAATACTTCGGGGAAGACGTTCACGTCGACGACGACATCGGGCTTGAATGGGCGAGAATTCCTCACTTTTACTTGAATTACTACGTCTATCAGTATGCGACTGGATTCAGTGCGGCCGCTTCATTGTCGAAACAAATTTTGCAGGAAGGCGAACCTGCGGTCAACCGGTATTTGGAATTCCTGAAAGCGGGAAGTTCCGATTATCCAATTGAAGTGTTGAAGAAAGCAGGAGTCGACATGACGACTCCACAACCGATCGAAGATGCGCTGTCGGTATTCGCCGATGTTTTGGAAGAAATGGAACAACTGCTCGAGCAATAA